One genomic region from Osmerus eperlanus chromosome 6, fOsmEpe2.1, whole genome shotgun sequence encodes:
- the borcs7 gene encoding BLOC-1-related complex subunit 7, with protein MASAESQPRFGQSVKGLLSDKVGSCSGDVIALTRQVLKGSRSQELLGQAARNMVIQEDAILHSEDSLRKMSIITTHLQYQQEAIQKNVEHSKNLQDQLRHLLK; from the exons ATGGCTTCTGCGGAATCGCAACCTCGATTTGGTCAATCTGTGAAAGGTTTGTTATCGGATAAAGTAGGTTCCTGTAGCGGGGATGTAATTGCACTGACCCGCCAAGTTCTCAAGGGATCCCGTAGCCAAGAG CTGCTTGGCCAAGCCGCCAGAAATATGGTAATTCAGGAGGATGCTATTCTGCACTCAGAGGAT AGTCTGAGAAAAATGTCCATCATCACTACACATTTGCAATATCA ACAAGAGGCCATTCAGAAAAA TGTGGAACATTCCAAAAACCTTCAAGACCAACTGAGACACTTGCTGAAGTGA
- the wbp1la gene encoding WW domain binding protein 1-like a isoform X2, translating into MPFLLGIQQSQLVCLGINNQSYLCEYGHCCGESQCCSYYYELWWFWLVWTIIIILTGFCVCQHRRAKLRFQQQRRQHEINLIAYREAHNNTQMPLYLRLIPDYLLPPYEEVFDRPATPPPPYSPLQSSSTPTDNSNRPPTPPPLPDAMPPDNPPIAAPVTQAENGNLCTCDKDLTPGRFRRFTGDSGIEVCDSQDLWEQHGTLGKEDDDDDDDDEQEECEMSGPQCQAPTDGQIQMHHTV; encoded by the exons ATGCCCTTCTTATTGGGAATCCAACAG AGCCAACTGGTGTGCCTTGGAATCAACAACCAGAGCTACTTATGCGAGTATGGCCACTGCTGTGGAGAGTCCCAGTGTTGCAGTTACTACTATGAACTCTGGT GGTTCTGGTTGGTGTGgaccatcatcatcatattgaccggtttctgtgtgtgccagCACCGGCGCGCCAAACTGCGCTTCCAGCAGCAGCGCAGACAGCATGAGATCAACCTCATTGCGTACAGAGAGgctcacaacaacacacagatgCCCCTCTATCTTA GGTTAATACCAGACTACCTGCTGCCACCCTATGAGGAAGTATTTGACCGCCCCGCtacgcctccccctccctacagCCCCCTGCAGTCTTCCTCTACGCCCACAGACAATTCGAAtcgtcctccaacccctccccccctgcccgaTGCCATGCCCCCGGACAACCCCCCCATTGCTGCTCCCGTGACGCAGGCGGAGAATGGAAACCTCTGCACCTGTGACAAAGACTTGACACCGGGCCGGTTCCGGCGCTTCACTGGCGATTCTGGCATCGAAGTGTGCGACAGCCAGGATCTCTGGGAGCAACATGGCACTCTGGgaaaggaggatgatgatgatgatgatgacgatgagcAGGAAGAATGTGAAATGAGTGGCCCCCAATGCCAGGCTCCCACTGATGGCCAGATACAAATGCACCACACAGTTTGA
- the LOC134022276 gene encoding steroid 17-alpha-hydroxylase/17,20 lyase isoform X2: MYVWRRLSLHRENHSSYLRGDPEFEAMLQYSQGIVDTVAKDSLVDIFPWLQMFPNADLRLLKRCVSIRDSLLQKKYDEHKVDYSDHVQRDLLDALLRAKRSAENNNTAEITTETVGLSQDHLLMTVGDIFGAGVETTTTVLKWAIAYLIHYPQVQKRIQEELHRKVGGDRAPQLSDRGSLPYLEATIREVLRIRPVAPLLIPHVALTDASIGEFTVRKGSRVIINLWSLHHDEKEWKNPEVFEPGRFLTEDGTGLHIPSPSYLPFGVGVRVCLGEVLAKMEIFLFLSWIMQRFTLTVPPGQPMPNLEGKFGVVLQPMKYKVHATLRADWLQNKPLSC, translated from the exons ATGTATGTTTGGAGAAGGCTCAGCCTCCATCGAGAAAATCA TTCCTCCTACCTCCGCGGCGACCCCGAGTTTGAGGCCATGCTGCAGTATAGCCAGGGCATCGTGGATACAGTTGCCAAGGATAGCCTGGTGGACATCTTCCCCTGGCTACAG ATGTTTCCCAATGCAGACCTGCGCCTCCTTAAGCGGTGCGTGTCAATCAGGGACAGCCTCCTCCAGAAGAAATATGATGAGCACAAG GTGGACTACAGTGACCATGTACAAAGAGACCTTCTGGACGCGCTCCTGAGGGCCAAACGCAGCGCCGAGAACAACAACACGGCTGAGATCACCACGGAGACGGTGGGCCTCAGCCAAGACCACCTCCTCATGACTGTGGGCGACATCTTTGGAGCAGGAGTCGAAACCACCACTACAGTGCTGAAATGGGCCATAGCCTACCTCATCCACTATCCACAG GTGCAGAAGCGTATTCAGGAGGAGCTGCacaggaaggtggggggggacagagccCCCCAACTCAGCGACAGGGGTAGTCTCCCCTACCTGGAGGCCACCATCAGAGAGGTGCTGCGCATTCGCCCCGTCGCCCCCCTACTCATCCCTCATGTGGCGCTCACTGATGCCAG TATTGGGGAGTTCACGGTGAGGAAAGGATCCCGTGTCATTATCAACCTGTGGTCTCTGCATCACGATGAAAAAGAGTGGAAGAACCCGGAAGTGTTTGAGCCCG GTCGGTTCCTAACTGAGGACGGAACAGGTCTTCACATCCCCTCGCCTAGCTACCTACCATTTggagtgggggtgagggtgtgctTGGGTGAGGTGCTGGCCAAAATGGAGatattcctcttcctgtcctggatCATGCAGCGCTTCACCCTCACTGTACCACCAGGCCAGCCAATGCCCAATCTGGAAGGCAAGTTTGGGGTGGTCCTCCAGCCAATGAAATACAAGGTCCATGCCACACTGAGGGCGGATTGGTTGCAGAACAAGCCGCTGTCCTGTTAG
- the si:dkey-191g9.5 gene encoding rap1 GTPase-GDP dissociation stimulator 1-B: MADMDSLSEALKAISVSTELIEEELTPHLETLLATLLEKKKGAAVEIAKSGILPILAQALRKKSPLTKTVALVVAEMAREAAVRDPCIEAGLVTALVPHLKSADQELLLSTGRAIGRICFDNTAQQDQLVQSGVIPRLVAIMREYPENDPLVNVCLLALCNLADMDTAREALAELSVAEVLTFQLRRAPDAERRHIILEVLGSLGESDVLKLQFVESGVPEGLSEMIRGLQGGSDPHDLCSIKIASNLIVSLLLGDDSMQKCFGEGKGTVYQDVLSWLQSSHSQLQLSGALAIANFARNDSNCVKMLELGVVPHILTLLEQHVDEGDVSVQHAGLSALRNLAIPGTNKVRMLEDGVTERIKTLLRSDMPPVQFKLLGTLRMMVDGQEEAATVLGKDEVLLGRVMEWCEAKDHAGVRGEANRLLAALIRHSRNLEVIHAVTKADGVRHLISMATSEHVIMQNEALVALAIASAIDMDSMQDSFQEAELLPTLQKMLEDPVGALEVKFSALGLICSLVNSGMMKEQMDSLNLKESLTKLSGSSNTKLASQADTVLSMLSESG, encoded by the exons ATGGCAGACATGG ACTCTCTGAGCGAGGCCCTCAAGGCTATAAGTGTGAGCACAGAGCTAATAGAGGAGGAACTCACGCCTCACCTAGAAACCTTGCTGGCTACACTACTGGAAAAGA AGAAAGGTGCAGCTGTGGAGATAGCCAAGAGCGGCATCCTGCCCATCCTGGCCCAGGCCCTGAGGAAGAAGAGCCCCCTCACCAAGACGGTAGCCCTGGTAGTGGCCGAGATGGCACGGGAAG CTGCAGTGAGGGATCCGTGCATCGAGGCTGGCCTGGTGACGGCCCTGGTGCCCCATCTCAAGAGCGCTGACCAGGAACTGTTGCTGAGCACGGGCAGAGCCATCGGACGCATCTGTTTCGACAACA cggcaCAGCAGGACCAGCTGGTGCAGAGTGGAGTGATCCCGAGGCTGGTGGCCATCATGAGGGAATACCCGGAGAACGACCCCCTGGTCAACGTCTGCCTCCTGGCCCTCTGCAACCTCGCCGATATGG ACACGGCGCGGGAGGCCCTGGCGGAGCTGTCCGTGGCCGAGGTCCTCACCTTCCAGCTGAGACGCGCTCCTGATGCCGAACGCAGGCACATCATCCTGGAGGTGCTGGGATCgctgggagagagtg ATGTGCTGAAGCTGCAGTTCGTGGAGTCGGGGGTGCCCGAGGGTCTGTCTGAGATGATCcgggggctgcaggggggctCTGACCCCCATGACCTCTGCAGCATTAAGATCGCCTCCAACCTCATTGTGTCTCTCCTGCTAGGGG ACGACTCGATGCAGAAATGTTTTGGCGAGGGCAAGGGGACAGTTTACCAGGACGTTCTGTCCTGGCTCCAGTCCTCCCACTCTCAGCTGCAACTGTCTGGGGCGCTGGCTATTGCCAACTTTGCCAGGAATG acagtaACTGTGTGAAGATGCTGGAGCTGGGGGTGGTTCCTCACATCCTGACTCTGCTGGAGCAGCATGTGGACGAGGGAGATGTGTCTGTGCAGCACGCTGGACTGAGCGCGCTCCGTAACCTGGCCATACCAG GCACTAACAAAGTGCGCATGTTGGAGGACGGGGTGACTGAGAGGATAAAGACCCTGCTGCGTTCTGACATGCCCCCCGTCCAGTTCAAACTGCTGGGGACCCTTCGGATGATGGTGGACGGCCAAG aGGAGGCAGCCACCGTGCTGGGGAAGGACGAGGTGCTGCTGGGCCGGGTCATGGAGTGGTGCGAAGCCAAGGACCATGCAGGGGTCAGAGGGGAGGCCAACCGCCTCCTGGCTGCCCTCATTAGACACAGCCGCAACCtc gaAGTGATCCACGCTGTCACCAAAGCAGATGGGGTACGGCACCTtatctccatggcaaccagtGAGCACGTCATCATGCAGAATGAAGCCCTGGTTGCTCTGGCGATAGCCTCTGCTATTGACATGG actccATGCAGGACTCGTTCCAGGAGGCTGAGCTCTTGCCCACGCTTCAGAAGATGTTGGAGGATCCTGTGGGGGCATTGGAGGTCAAGTTCAGCGCCTTAGGTCTCATCTGCAGCCTGGTCAACTCTG gcaTGATGAAAGAGCAGATGGATTCCCTGAACCTGAAGGAAAGCCTCACCAAGCTGTCGGGCAGTTCCAACACCAAACTGGCTTCCCAGGCTGACACTGTCCTGTCCATGCTCAGTGAGTCCGGCTAA
- the LOC134022276 gene encoding steroid 17-alpha-hydroxylase/17,20 lyase isoform X1, with protein sequence MAWFLCVCLFSAVGLAFLFLQAKLRRSPLGNRAPPSLPWLPFIGSLLSLRSSRPPHVLFQDLQQKYGHTYSLMMGSHTVIIVNHHQHAKEVLLRKGKTFAGRPRTVTTDILTRDGKDIAFADYSASWRFHRKIVHGALCMFGEGSASIEKIICRQAQSLCETLGESGPGSTVLDMSPELTRAVTNVVCSLCFSSSYLRGDPEFEAMLQYSQGIVDTVAKDSLVDIFPWLQMFPNADLRLLKRCVSIRDSLLQKKYDEHKVDYSDHVQRDLLDALLRAKRSAENNNTAEITTETVGLSQDHLLMTVGDIFGAGVETTTTVLKWAIAYLIHYPQVQKRIQEELHRKVGGDRAPQLSDRGSLPYLEATIREVLRIRPVAPLLIPHVALTDASIGEFTVRKGSRVIINLWSLHHDEKEWKNPEVFEPGRFLTEDGTGLHIPSPSYLPFGVGVRVCLGEVLAKMEIFLFLSWIMQRFTLTVPPGQPMPNLEGKFGVVLQPMKYKVHATLRADWLQNKPLSC encoded by the exons ATGGCAtggtttttatgtgtgtgtttattctccGCAGTTGGGCTGGCTTTTCTGTTCTTGCAGGCAAAGCTCCGGAGGTCTCCTTTGGGAAATAGGGCCCCCCCTAGTCTGCCCTGGCTCCCGTTTATCGGGAGCCTTTTGAGCCTGCGGAGCTCGCGCCCACCCCATGTCCTCTTTCAGGACTTGCAGCAGAAGTACGGACATACCTATTCTCTCATGATGGGCTCACACACAGTTATCATAGTCAATCACCACCAGCATGCCAAAGAAGTGCTACTGAGAAAGGGGAAAACATTTGCTGGGAGACCCAGAACA GTAACAACAGACATATTGACCAGGGATGGTAAAGATATTGCCTTTGCAGACTACAGTGCCAGTTGGAGATTCCACCGCAAAATTGTGCACGGAGCTTTATGTATGTTTGGAGAAGGCTCAGCCTCCATCGAGAAAATCA TCTGCAGACAGGCCCAGTCTCTGTGTGAAACACTGGGGGAGTCAGGACCAGGGAGCACAGTGTTGGACATGTCCCCAGAGCTGACGCGCGCTGTCACCAACGTGGTGTGCTCTCTCTGCTTCAGTTCCTCCTACCTCCGCGGCGACCCCGAGTTTGAGGCCATGCTGCAGTATAGCCAGGGCATCGTGGATACAGTTGCCAAGGATAGCCTGGTGGACATCTTCCCCTGGCTACAG ATGTTTCCCAATGCAGACCTGCGCCTCCTTAAGCGGTGCGTGTCAATCAGGGACAGCCTCCTCCAGAAGAAATATGATGAGCACAAG GTGGACTACAGTGACCATGTACAAAGAGACCTTCTGGACGCGCTCCTGAGGGCCAAACGCAGCGCCGAGAACAACAACACGGCTGAGATCACCACGGAGACGGTGGGCCTCAGCCAAGACCACCTCCTCATGACTGTGGGCGACATCTTTGGAGCAGGAGTCGAAACCACCACTACAGTGCTGAAATGGGCCATAGCCTACCTCATCCACTATCCACAG GTGCAGAAGCGTATTCAGGAGGAGCTGCacaggaaggtggggggggacagagccCCCCAACTCAGCGACAGGGGTAGTCTCCCCTACCTGGAGGCCACCATCAGAGAGGTGCTGCGCATTCGCCCCGTCGCCCCCCTACTCATCCCTCATGTGGCGCTCACTGATGCCAG TATTGGGGAGTTCACGGTGAGGAAAGGATCCCGTGTCATTATCAACCTGTGGTCTCTGCATCACGATGAAAAAGAGTGGAAGAACCCGGAAGTGTTTGAGCCCG GTCGGTTCCTAACTGAGGACGGAACAGGTCTTCACATCCCCTCGCCTAGCTACCTACCATTTggagtgggggtgagggtgtgctTGGGTGAGGTGCTGGCCAAAATGGAGatattcctcttcctgtcctggatCATGCAGCGCTTCACCCTCACTGTACCACCAGGCCAGCCAATGCCCAATCTGGAAGGCAAGTTTGGGGTGGTCCTCCAGCCAATGAAATACAAGGTCCATGCCACACTGAGGGCGGATTGGTTGCAGAACAAGCCGCTGTCCTGTTAG
- the wbp1la gene encoding WW domain binding protein 1-like a isoform X1 encodes MGLLKFNDGQVNPTTEVTIVTESQLVCLGINNQSYLCEYGHCCGESQCCSYYYELWWFWLVWTIIIILTGFCVCQHRRAKLRFQQQRRQHEINLIAYREAHNNTQMPLYLRLIPDYLLPPYEEVFDRPATPPPPYSPLQSSSTPTDNSNRPPTPPPLPDAMPPDNPPIAAPVTQAENGNLCTCDKDLTPGRFRRFTGDSGIEVCDSQDLWEQHGTLGKEDDDDDDDDEQEECEMSGPQCQAPTDGQIQMHHTV; translated from the exons ATGGGTTTACTGAAGTTCAACGATGGACAAGTCAATCCAACGACAGAAGTGACGATAGTCACAGAG AGCCAACTGGTGTGCCTTGGAATCAACAACCAGAGCTACTTATGCGAGTATGGCCACTGCTGTGGAGAGTCCCAGTGTTGCAGTTACTACTATGAACTCTGGT GGTTCTGGTTGGTGTGgaccatcatcatcatattgaccggtttctgtgtgtgccagCACCGGCGCGCCAAACTGCGCTTCCAGCAGCAGCGCAGACAGCATGAGATCAACCTCATTGCGTACAGAGAGgctcacaacaacacacagatgCCCCTCTATCTTA GGTTAATACCAGACTACCTGCTGCCACCCTATGAGGAAGTATTTGACCGCCCCGCtacgcctccccctccctacagCCCCCTGCAGTCTTCCTCTACGCCCACAGACAATTCGAAtcgtcctccaacccctccccccctgcccgaTGCCATGCCCCCGGACAACCCCCCCATTGCTGCTCCCGTGACGCAGGCGGAGAATGGAAACCTCTGCACCTGTGACAAAGACTTGACACCGGGCCGGTTCCGGCGCTTCACTGGCGATTCTGGCATCGAAGTGTGCGACAGCCAGGATCTCTGGGAGCAACATGGCACTCTGGgaaaggaggatgatgatgatgatgatgacgatgagcAGGAAGAATGTGAAATGAGTGGCCCCCAATGCCAGGCTCCCACTGATGGCCAGATACAAATGCACCACACAGTTTGA